In a genomic window of Anaerobranca gottschalkii DSM 13577:
- a CDS encoding competence type IV pilus major pilin ComGC: MFKNQKGFTLLEVLLVITLLGVILAITVPNIGIGSQKVNEELCASSRLIIEAAIEQYKFVKKVSEFDVNNLGLEKNEDFIDYLVKEGYLKNKITCPNGGTYLYEDGKVQCEECKK; encoded by the coding sequence ATGTTTAAAAATCAAAAAGGTTTTACTTTATTAGAAGTGCTGTTGGTTATAACACTTTTAGGGGTAATCTTAGCCATAACAGTACCTAATATCGGAATAGGTTCCCAAAAAGTAAACGAAGAGCTATGTGCTAGTAGTAGGTTAATAATTGAAGCAGCCATCGAACAATATAAATTTGTAAAAAAGGTAAGTGAGTTTGATGTTAATAATTTAGGTTTAGAAAAAAATGAAGATTTTATCGATTACTTAGTAAAAGAAGGCTATCTTAAAAACAAAATAACTTGCCCTAATGGTGGAACTTATTTGTATGAAGATGGTAAAGTTCAATGTGAGGAATGTAAAAAGTGA
- a CDS encoding DUF2062 domain-containing protein: MLREILGKTNEVWKKVSNIKDTPHAIGLGAAVGLGWNFIPSLGIGPFISVFTAKLFKGSGIAAITVNLGTGIFIPILYSLNMVTGRLLVGRWFTAPEIEKQIQESIQETIDNLEIIKETPSRFFTLNKVTEFGFEFFLGGLINALIFGVIIYGLIWLPRFVKQKCFCKN, translated from the coding sequence ATGCTAAGAGAAATTTTGGGGAAAACTAATGAAGTTTGGAAAAAAGTAAGTAATATAAAGGATACCCCCCATGCCATTGGTTTAGGGGCAGCGGTAGGATTAGGATGGAATTTTATCCCTTCTTTAGGGATAGGGCCTTTTATCTCAGTCTTTACTGCAAAATTGTTTAAGGGTAGTGGTATAGCTGCTATAACGGTAAATTTAGGTACCGGAATTTTCATTCCAATTCTCTACTCATTAAATATGGTAACAGGTAGGTTGTTGGTAGGTCGCTGGTTTACCGCACCAGAAATTGAAAAACAAATTCAAGAATCTATTCAAGAAACTATAGATAACTTAGAAATAATTAAAGAAACTCCTTCTAGATTTTTTACCTTAAATAAAGTTACAGAATTCGGTTTTGAATTTTTCCTAGGTGGTTTAATAAATGCACTAATTTTTGGAGTAATAATTTATGGGTTAATCTGGTTACCTAGGTTTGTAAAACAAAAATGTTTTTGTAAGAACTAA
- a CDS encoding sensor histidine kinase, with translation MLKRRSLFAKLLIIYTMVLVLILFAISVVLRISFQRLYYLDEFRRLENTAKEISDIFIQYQEGQISYLEFGIAVRTFSQATNAIVLITDLEGRILFNSSMIMMGGRHHLGQRTYLKETFMPQLNKAASGCNVRELSISTETSERALNLFTPLIKDNKTLGIIIISQPVQDITGIVKRVNGLIWFVGLTGSLVTVFASFILSKRFTKPIIQLNNAALSMASGRFVPVHVKTDDELEQLANSFNYMGEQLAKQDENHRQFLSTVSHELRTPLTSTLGFIQGMIDGIITAEQQEHYLKITVNEIKRMINLTNDLLDLERIKQGHIQLHRNPFNLSQLMEECIQQLTPLYEDKGVKVTFSSPQQLNFVGDRDRLKQVFVNLLDNAIRYANKRVEIEMTSKTKALEVTIKDDGPGISEEDLPYIFQRFYKGDKSRSTKKGGAGLGLAIAKHLIQLHGGDIYVIPSDLGAVFKVILPKN, from the coding sequence ATGCTAAAAAGAAGGAGCCTTTTTGCAAAACTGTTAATTATTTATACAATGGTGCTAGTCCTTATTTTGTTTGCTATTTCTGTAGTTTTACGGATTTCCTTTCAAAGGTTATATTATTTAGATGAGTTTAGAAGGTTAGAAAATACCGCTAAAGAAATTTCTGATATTTTTATACAGTATCAGGAAGGACAAATCAGTTATTTAGAATTTGGAATAGCCGTAAGGACCTTTTCTCAAGCTACCAATGCCATTGTCCTCATAACAGACTTAGAAGGAAGAATACTATTTAATTCATCTATGATTATGATGGGAGGAAGACATCACCTAGGACAACGGACTTACTTAAAAGAAACTTTTATGCCCCAACTAAATAAAGCTGCATCGGGATGTAATGTCAGAGAATTATCAATTTCCACCGAAACATCGGAAAGGGCATTAAACCTTTTCACACCTTTAATAAAAGATAATAAAACTCTAGGAATTATTATTATAAGTCAACCAGTTCAAGATATTACCGGTATAGTCAAGAGGGTTAATGGACTAATTTGGTTTGTTGGACTTACAGGTAGTTTAGTTACTGTTTTTGCTTCTTTTATACTTTCTAAAAGGTTTACAAAACCAATTATCCAACTAAATAATGCTGCTTTATCTATGGCTTCTGGCCGTTTTGTACCAGTCCATGTTAAAACAGATGATGAACTAGAACAACTGGCAAATTCCTTTAATTACATGGGAGAGCAATTGGCAAAACAAGATGAAAATCACCGCCAGTTTTTATCCACTGTTTCCCATGAACTTAGAACACCATTAACATCTACTTTAGGTTTTATTCAAGGTATGATAGATGGAATTATCACTGCTGAACAACAAGAGCATTATTTAAAAATTACCGTCAATGAAATTAAGAGAATGATCAATTTAACCAATGACCTTTTAGATTTAGAGAGGATTAAACAAGGACATATTCAACTTCACCGCAATCCCTTTAATCTATCCCAATTGATGGAAGAGTGTATCCAACAACTTACTCCCCTTTATGAAGATAAGGGCGTCAAAGTAACCTTCTCTTCCCCACAACAGTTAAATTTTGTTGGAGATAGAGATCGATTAAAACAAGTTTTTGTCAACCTTTTAGATAATGCCATCAGATATGCTAACAAAAGGGTAGAAATAGAAATGACTTCTAAAACTAAAGCTTTAGAAGTCACTATTAAGGACGATGGCCCAGGGATTTCTGAAGAAGACCTCCCTTATATTTTCCAAAGGTTTTATAAAGGGGATAAATCCCGTTCTACTAAAAAAGGTGGAGCTGGTCTAGGGTTGGCTATCGCTAAACACTTAATTCAGTTACACGGAGGGGATATTTATGTAATTCCCTCTGATTTAGGGGCTGTATTTAAAGTTATTTTACCTAAAAATTAA
- a CDS encoding Glu/Leu/Phe/Val family dehydrogenase, with the protein MKDNVFQTAQKQIKSACEKLGVDPKFYEVLKQPKRVMEVSFPVKMDDGSVRVFTGYRSQHDDTLGPAKGGIRFHPDVTMDEVKALSMWMTMKCAVVGLPFGGGKGGVKCNPKELSTRELEEITRGFTRAIAPIIGNEKDIPAPDVYTNQQVMAWMVDEFSRVKGYTDYGVVTGKPLTLGGSKGRNEATARGCFITIKEGLKKLAIPITEAKVVIQGFGNAGYYLAELMYNAGAKIIGVSDSKGGIYNKDGLDPVALNEVKKEKGSVIYGNGQQLTNEELLELDCDVLIPAALENVITEINAGNVKGKIVAEAANGPTTIKGDEILHQRGILVIPDILASAGGVTVSYFEWVQNNMNYYWDEEEVNNKLEKIMVDAFEKVYFMHLNKGVSMRDAAYMVALERVIEGLKYRGL; encoded by the coding sequence GTGAAAGACAATGTTTTTCAAACAGCTCAAAAACAAATTAAAAGTGCTTGTGAAAAACTAGGGGTTGATCCTAAATTTTATGAAGTGTTAAAACAACCCAAAAGGGTAATGGAAGTTTCCTTCCCCGTAAAAATGGATGACGGTTCTGTCCGAGTTTTTACTGGATACCGTTCACAACATGATGATACTTTAGGACCAGCCAAAGGTGGAATTAGATTCCATCCTGATGTGACAATGGATGAAGTAAAGGCTTTGTCTATGTGGATGACGATGAAATGTGCTGTAGTAGGATTACCCTTTGGAGGGGGTAAAGGTGGAGTTAAATGTAATCCCAAAGAACTATCAACAAGGGAGTTAGAAGAAATAACCCGGGGATTTACTAGGGCAATAGCTCCCATTATCGGCAATGAAAAAGATATACCTGCTCCCGATGTTTATACAAATCAACAGGTAATGGCCTGGATGGTCGATGAATTTAGCAGAGTAAAGGGTTATACCGATTACGGTGTTGTTACAGGAAAGCCCTTAACTTTAGGGGGATCTAAAGGGAGAAATGAAGCAACTGCTAGGGGCTGTTTTATAACTATTAAAGAAGGATTGAAAAAATTAGCTATCCCTATAACAGAAGCTAAAGTGGTAATACAAGGTTTTGGCAATGCCGGATACTATCTAGCAGAACTGATGTATAATGCAGGGGCAAAAATTATTGGAGTGAGTGACAGTAAAGGTGGTATATATAACAAAGATGGTCTAGATCCTGTAGCTTTAAATGAGGTTAAAAAGGAAAAAGGTTCGGTAATTTATGGTAATGGTCAACAACTGACAAATGAAGAGTTATTAGAATTAGACTGTGATGTACTAATACCTGCAGCTTTAGAAAATGTTATTACAGAAATAAATGCAGGGAATGTTAAAGGAAAAATTGTAGCAGAAGCTGCCAATGGACCTACCACAATTAAAGGTGATGAAATACTACATCAAAGGGGAATACTTGTAATACCAGATATTTTAGCTAGTGCAGGGGGAGTTACAGTTTCCTACTTTGAATGGGTACAAAATAATATGAATTATTACTGGGATGAAGAGGAAGTTAATAACAAGTTAGAAAAAATTATGGTAGATGCTTTTGAAAAAGTGTATTTTATGCACCTAAATAAAGGGGTTTCCATGAGGGATGCTGCATATATGGTGGCATTAGAGAGAGTGATCGAAGGGTTAAAATACAGAGGTCTATAA
- a CDS encoding sigma-70 family RNA polymerase sigma factor has translation MDVIVLVNKAKKGDERAFAQLIEWKKDKIYKIAFSYVKNKEDALDIVSEAVCKAYISIGTVKKSEYFYTWLTRIVINTAINFSKKKERESFFDENYHIEKEGEDLSIEDNIVDNLDLYNAIDQLKEPYKSVIILKYFEDFTINQVAEILEKPVGTIKTHLNKALNILRSNFREVQKVD, from the coding sequence TTGGATGTAATTGTACTAGTAAATAAGGCGAAAAAAGGTGATGAAAGAGCTTTTGCTCAGCTTATTGAGTGGAAAAAGGATAAAATATATAAAATTGCTTTTAGTTATGTCAAAAATAAAGAAGATGCTTTAGATATAGTAAGTGAAGCTGTCTGTAAAGCCTATATTTCTATAGGGACCGTTAAAAAATCAGAGTATTTTTATACTTGGTTAACTAGAATTGTAATTAATACTGCTATAAACTTTAGTAAAAAAAAGGAAAGGGAAAGTTTTTTTGATGAAAATTATCATATAGAAAAGGAGGGGGAAGATTTAAGTATAGAAGATAATATAGTAGATAATTTAGATTTGTATAATGCCATTGATCAGTTAAAAGAACCGTATAAATCAGTAATAATTTTGAAGTATTTTGAGGATTTTACTATTAACCAAGTAGCGGAAATTTTAGAAAAACCTGTAGGGACAATAAAAACTCATCTAAATAAAGCTTTAAATATTCTTAGAAGTAATTTTAGGGAGGTGCAAAAAGTTGATTAA
- a CDS encoding amidohydrolase, producing the protein MLAIVNGKIYTMAGEVLEKGTILVEGTKIKGIGTDLEIPEGAEIIDAAGKVVMPGIIDAHSHIGIFEEGMGFEGADGNEMTNPSTPHLRAIDAINPMDSAFVDAYKGGITTVVSGPGSANVIGGLALAMKTYGKIIDEMVILNPSGLKCAFGENPKRVYNSQKKMPTTRMGTAAIMREELIKAQNYLKKLEKGEKDEDKAPERDLKMESLVKVLKKEIPLRAHAHRADDIVTALRIAEEFDVNITIEHCTEGHLIADYLSKKGVSVIIGPTLTAKPKIELQNLTFETGRILYEAGVKFAIMTDHPVIPQQYLPICAALAHKDGLPEEEALKAITINAAEIIGVADRVGSLEVGKDADIIILSGHLFDYKTVVEKTIINGEIVYER; encoded by the coding sequence ATGTTAGCAATTGTTAATGGAAAAATTTATACTATGGCAGGAGAAGTGTTAGAAAAGGGAACTATTTTAGTTGAAGGAACAAAAATTAAAGGGATAGGAACTGATTTAGAAATCCCAGAAGGAGCTGAGATAATAGATGCAGCTGGGAAAGTGGTCATGCCAGGTATAATTGATGCCCATTCCCATATAGGAATCTTTGAAGAAGGAATGGGTTTTGAAGGGGCTGATGGCAATGAAATGACTAATCCATCAACACCCCATTTAAGGGCAATCGATGCTATCAATCCAATGGATAGTGCCTTTGTAGATGCCTATAAAGGTGGTATTACCACTGTGGTATCTGGACCGGGAAGTGCCAATGTCATCGGTGGTTTAGCCTTAGCTATGAAAACATATGGTAAAATCATCGATGAAATGGTTATTCTCAATCCATCTGGTTTAAAATGTGCCTTTGGGGAAAATCCTAAGAGGGTATATAATTCTCAAAAGAAAATGCCTACAACCCGAATGGGTACTGCTGCCATTATGAGGGAAGAATTGATTAAAGCACAAAACTACCTCAAAAAATTAGAAAAGGGAGAAAAAGATGAAGATAAAGCCCCAGAAAGGGACTTAAAAATGGAAAGTTTAGTAAAGGTATTGAAAAAAGAAATACCTTTAAGGGCCCATGCCCATAGAGCAGATGATATCGTTACTGCTTTAAGAATAGCAGAGGAGTTTGATGTAAATATAACCATTGAACACTGTACAGAAGGTCATTTGATTGCTGATTACTTAAGTAAAAAAGGGGTATCGGTAATTATCGGTCCAACCCTTACTGCAAAACCTAAGATAGAGTTACAAAATTTAACCTTTGAAACAGGGCGTATACTATATGAAGCTGGAGTTAAATTTGCAATTATGACAGATCATCCTGTTATTCCTCAACAGTATTTACCAATCTGTGCTGCTTTAGCCCATAAAGATGGCTTACCTGAAGAAGAAGCTTTAAAAGCTATTACAATAAATGCAGCGGAAATTATTGGTGTAGCTGATAGGGTTGGTAGTCTAGAAGTAGGTAAAGATGCCGATATCATTATTTTAAGTGGTCATTTATTCGATTATAAAACAGTGGTGGAAAAAACGATAATCAATGGAGAGATTGTTTATGAACGCTAG
- a CDS encoding response regulator transcription factor, translating into MEKILIVDDDPNICEVVKLYLNNEGYKTTIAHDGKSAIDNFRDQKPDLIILDIMLPILNGYEVLKEIRKESDIPIIMLTAKDDVIDKVVGFEIGADDYVVKPFEPRELVARVKAAIRRATLIKSSIDNKDKDEKIISYPDLVINLSSYLVSYYGKNIELSPKEIELLFFLASHPNKVFTREYLLEKIWDYNYPGNSRTVDEHIKRLRKKIPDHKNWAITTVWGVGYKFEVKI; encoded by the coding sequence ATGGAAAAGATCTTAATTGTCGATGATGATCCTAACATTTGTGAAGTTGTCAAATTATACCTAAATAACGAAGGATACAAAACAACCATCGCTCATGATGGTAAATCTGCTATAGATAATTTTCGTGATCAAAAACCTGATTTAATAATTCTTGATATAATGCTTCCTATACTTAATGGGTATGAAGTATTAAAGGAAATTCGAAAAGAAAGTGATATCCCAATCATTATGTTGACAGCAAAGGATGATGTAATTGATAAAGTAGTAGGATTTGAAATAGGTGCCGATGATTATGTAGTTAAGCCCTTTGAACCTAGGGAGTTAGTAGCAAGGGTAAAAGCAGCTATCCGTAGAGCTACTTTAATTAAATCATCTATTGATAATAAGGATAAAGATGAAAAAATCATCAGTTATCCAGATTTAGTTATCAATCTTTCCTCTTATTTAGTTAGTTATTACGGTAAAAACATTGAGCTTTCACCAAAGGAAATTGAACTTTTATTTTTCTTGGCCTCTCATCCAAACAAAGTTTTTACTAGGGAGTATTTATTAGAAAAAATTTGGGATTATAATTATCCGGGGAATTCCAGAACAGTAGATGAACATATTAAAAGACTAAGAAAAAAAATTCCCGATCACAAAAATTGGGCAATTACCACCGTTTGGGGGGTTGGTTATAAGTTTGAGGTGAAGATTTAA
- a CDS encoding L-lactate permease: MLALLAVLPILVTIVLMTKYNMPAKKVMPISWAIAVILAASVWKMSFQWIAGASIFGALSAFNILIIVFGAILMMNTLKNSGAIKAINKGFHGISPDRRIQVILIAWLFSAFIEGAAGFGTPAALAAPLLVALGFPPLAAAMVALIGNSTPVSFGAVGTPVNAYRNMVSVEALAGADLTLDAFIKNVGIWSAIPHAIVGTFLPLLALCMLTKFFGKEKSIKPALKAAPFAIFAGLAFTVPYLLVAIIFGIEIPSLVGAGVGMILVILAVKGNFLVPKDVWDFPPQDEWEEDWKSKVKEEVVKTDSGEKLMPLWLAWLPYAIIALILVITRLPNLPVKGYLQGFKIGWNGILGTSLNYSLEYLYLPGTVPFILVAILTIFLHKMDKERVSVAWKNSFKQVLPASIALAFAVALVQVMRFSQVNEAGIDGMMLTMSTAASNIFQGAWPIFSPFIGILGSFMSGSNTVSNILFGSFQYGVAESLGVSRTIILGLQTVGGAIGNMICVHNVVAACTTVGILGVEGKIIRRNAIPSFIYALLVGIVGFVTIYILNLGIF; the protein is encoded by the coding sequence ATGTTGGCTTTATTGGCTGTTTTACCTATTCTAGTAACAATTGTTCTTATGACAAAGTACAATATGCCGGCAAAAAAAGTTATGCCCATTAGTTGGGCAATTGCTGTGATTTTAGCAGCATCGGTTTGGAAGATGAGTTTTCAATGGATTGCTGGAGCCAGTATTTTTGGAGCTTTATCTGCATTTAATATTTTAATAATTGTTTTTGGTGCAATTTTGATGATGAATACCTTAAAAAATAGTGGGGCAATAAAAGCTATTAACAAAGGTTTTCATGGAATTTCACCAGATAGAAGAATTCAGGTAATCCTTATAGCCTGGTTATTTTCAGCATTTATCGAAGGAGCTGCAGGCTTTGGTACACCAGCAGCTTTAGCGGCACCACTGTTAGTAGCACTAGGTTTTCCACCATTAGCTGCTGCTATGGTCGCCCTAATTGGCAATAGTACTCCAGTTTCCTTTGGTGCAGTGGGAACTCCTGTTAATGCTTACAGAAATATGGTAAGTGTTGAAGCTTTAGCGGGAGCTGACCTTACTTTAGATGCCTTTATTAAAAATGTAGGGATTTGGTCAGCTATTCCCCATGCTATTGTAGGTACTTTTTTGCCATTACTTGCCTTATGTATGTTAACTAAGTTCTTCGGAAAAGAAAAAAGTATTAAACCTGCCCTAAAGGCTGCCCCCTTTGCCATCTTTGCAGGTTTAGCCTTTACAGTACCTTATTTACTAGTTGCAATTATCTTTGGTATTGAAATTCCTTCACTAGTAGGTGCGGGAGTTGGAATGATTTTAGTTATTCTTGCAGTTAAAGGAAACTTTTTAGTTCCAAAGGATGTTTGGGATTTTCCTCCTCAAGATGAATGGGAAGAAGATTGGAAAAGTAAAGTTAAAGAAGAGGTTGTTAAAACCGATAGTGGAGAAAAACTAATGCCTTTATGGTTAGCTTGGCTTCCCTACGCTATTATTGCTTTAATTTTAGTAATTACCCGCTTGCCTAATTTACCGGTAAAGGGATACTTACAAGGTTTTAAAATAGGGTGGAATGGTATTTTAGGGACTTCATTAAATTATTCTTTAGAATATTTGTATTTACCGGGAACAGTACCCTTTATTTTAGTGGCAATACTGACAATATTTTTACACAAGATGGATAAGGAAAGGGTATCTGTTGCATGGAAAAATTCCTTTAAACAAGTATTACCAGCCTCAATAGCTTTAGCTTTTGCCGTAGCTTTAGTTCAGGTTATGAGGTTCTCCCAGGTAAATGAAGCAGGAATTGATGGCATGATGTTAACAATGTCCACCGCAGCATCTAATATCTTCCAAGGTGCTTGGCCAATATTTTCACCTTTCATTGGGATTTTAGGTTCTTTCATGTCTGGAAGTAATACAGTATCTAATATTTTATTTGGTTCCTTCCAATACGGAGTGGCAGAAAGTTTGGGAGTTTCAAGGACAATAATTTTAGGGCTCCAGACAGTGGGTGGAGCTATCGGTAATATGATTTGTGTTCATAATGTTGTGGCCGCTTGTACCACTGTAGGAATCTTAGGGGTAGAAGGTAAGATTATAAGAAGAAATGCAATTCCCTCCTTTATTTATGCGTTACTAGTAGGTATTGTTGGTTTTGTAACCATATATATTTTAAATTTAGGAATTTTCTAG
- a CDS encoding DUF4179 domain-containing protein: protein MINFREQYENIEIPKELDLAIKQGIKKGKREMKKRKNKLYLGTISLVASLLIVFILGVNISTTFAKAISQMPGGERIVKILTFNHQGKIEGGQLGDGQDIKDFDVEKKGQWEELTIEFDGVEGINNYTIIPISYPNGLLLEFSGTRSFTGKDKLPDLTEYQLIDNFYPLITLDDQLFRFIITFKKDVDYQIKEISTENKIVISVKEKEERIPTKLLYSLRTASYPFHEEVGHIESILKFEYFSENARMLGDVSGMLFIEEGLYESKAQALARKHELKELGFEYNLYIEERDNLKIPEKIVE from the coding sequence TTGATTAACTTTAGAGAACAATACGAAAATATAGAAATACCAAAAGAGCTAGATTTAGCAATAAAACAAGGGATTAAGAAAGGTAAAAGAGAGATGAAGAAAAGAAAAAATAAGTTGTATTTAGGAACTATTTCTTTAGTTGCTTCACTATTGATAGTTTTCATCTTAGGAGTAAATATTTCTACGACCTTCGCTAAAGCCATAAGTCAAATGCCAGGGGGAGAAAGGATAGTTAAAATATTAACTTTTAATCATCAAGGTAAAATAGAAGGAGGGCAATTAGGAGACGGCCAAGATATTAAAGATTTCGATGTAGAAAAAAAAGGACAATGGGAAGAGCTTACTATAGAATTCGATGGGGTAGAAGGAATTAACAATTATACAATTATTCCTATCAGCTATCCTAATGGGTTGCTCCTTGAATTTTCAGGTACAAGAAGTTTCACTGGAAAGGATAAATTGCCGGATTTAACTGAATACCAGTTAATTGATAATTTCTACCCATTGATAACTTTAGATGATCAGCTATTCCGCTTTATTATTACCTTCAAAAAAGATGTTGATTATCAAATAAAAGAAATATCAACTGAGAATAAAATAGTGATTTCTGTCAAAGAAAAAGAAGAAAGGATCCCCACTAAACTTCTATATTCTTTAAGAACTGCTTCTTATCCATTCCATGAAGAAGTTGGGCATATAGAAAGCATATTGAAATTTGAATATTTCAGTGAAAATGCTAGAATGTTAGGGGATGTATCAGGAATGCTTTTCATTGAAGAAGGTTTATACGAATCAAAGGCACAGGCTTTAGCTAGAAAACACGAACTTAAGGAACTAGGCTTTGAATATAATCTATATATTGAGGAAAGGGATAATCTTAAAATTCCAGAAAAAATAGTTGAATAG
- a CDS encoding amidohydrolase, whose translation MNARKKALVNGLLYTIKDREPFYGNLLIEDDKIAKVGDFSIPEDCEVIDLNGALVFPGFIDPHTHLGIYEQGMGFEGADGNELTSPNTANLFALDAINPSDSGFTDAIKAGITTSFVIPGSGNVVGGVGVVVKNWSENIIIESRVVKNYAGLKAALGENPKRVYNSKKMCPSTRMGTAATLREALVEALNYQRKLNKGKENGDKEPERNLKLENILKVINKEMPLRIHAHRADDIATAIRIAQEFDFEMSIEHASEAHLIVDYVAKFNYPLVVGPSLGVPSKIETKNKTLKSLKILSDAGLTVSITTDHPVLPIYQLIHAAALAVREGLDEYEALKMITINPAKTLGLEHRLGSLEEGKDADIAVYDKHPFNFTAKCLYTFVNGKCAYKG comes from the coding sequence ATGAACGCTAGAAAAAAAGCTTTAGTTAATGGTTTATTATATACCATTAAAGATCGGGAGCCATTTTATGGTAATTTGTTAATAGAAGATGATAAAATTGCAAAAGTTGGGGATTTTTCAATCCCAGAAGATTGTGAAGTCATCGATTTAAATGGAGCTTTAGTATTTCCAGGATTTATCGATCCCCATACCCATTTAGGGATTTATGAACAGGGAATGGGTTTTGAAGGGGCTGACGGTAATGAATTAACTTCACCTAATACGGCAAATCTTTTTGCTTTAGATGCCATTAACCCTAGTGATAGCGGTTTTACCGATGCTATCAAAGCTGGTATTACCACATCCTTTGTAATACCAGGAAGTGGTAATGTGGTAGGTGGAGTTGGAGTGGTAGTAAAAAATTGGTCAGAGAATATTATCATAGAATCGAGGGTTGTAAAAAATTACGCCGGTTTAAAAGCTGCCTTAGGGGAAAATCCTAAGCGGGTTTATAATAGTAAAAAAATGTGTCCATCTACAAGAATGGGTACAGCGGCTACCTTACGGGAAGCCCTTGTGGAAGCCCTCAATTACCAAAGGAAGTTAAATAAAGGAAAAGAAAATGGAGATAAAGAACCAGAAAGGAATTTAAAACTTGAAAACATATTAAAGGTAATAAATAAAGAAATGCCTTTAAGGATCCATGCCCATAGGGCAGATGATATAGCCACAGCTATTCGTATTGCCCAAGAGTTTGATTTTGAAATGTCTATTGAACATGCCAGTGAAGCCCATTTGATTGTGGATTATGTAGCAAAATTTAATTATCCTTTAGTAGTAGGTCCATCCTTAGGTGTTCCTTCTAAAATTGAAACTAAAAACAAGACTTTGAAGTCACTGAAGATCTTATCTGATGCTGGATTAACAGTATCTATAACTACAGATCATCCAGTATTGCCAATCTATCAGTTAATCCATGCAGCAGCATTAGCAGTAAGGGAAGGGTTAGATGAATATGAGGCATTAAAAATGATTACAATAAATCCAGCCAAAACTTTAGGTTTAGAACATAGATTAGGTTCTTTAGAAGAAGGTAAGGATGCAGATATTGCCGTTTATGATAAACACCCCTTTAACTTCACCGCTAAATGTTTATATACCTTTGTAAATGGTAAATGTGCTTATAAAGGCTAA